In the genome of Methylotenera mobilis JLW8, the window TTGTCATTGCGCAAATACCCTGACTCACGATCATGGCAACATTGTTGACCTTGCATCCCATATTGTTATCTACAACAATTTCCGGTAAGCCAGCAGGATTACTGGATATCAGTGAAGAGAATCCACCCATAGGCGCATCACCATAACGTACCGTAATTTGGTCACTACCATTACCGCCATCTACTATCGTGATCGGGAACATATCAAAGTCTTCAACAAACGGCGTATCTGGGTCATCATATGAAGGCGATGGACTACATTGCATAGGTGAGCCTCTAGGATCAATTTCTGGCAAGCCAAATCCGGCCATTTGTACGTCTCGCTGAATATTGTAAAGCGCAATATTGCCGTTAGTTTGGGCATCAGCAGTACCGGTGGTACTACGCTTTTGACCCTCAAACACGGAGAAAACCTGCATAATCACCAAAGTAACCAGCATCCCAATCACCAAGCCAACCATGATTTCAACCAAGCTGAATCCAGCTTGAGACATACTGATGGATTTGCGTCTGCAGTCATCAAGAGGCAGGATATTTGCATCATTTCTTTTAGTATTTATTAGCATCTAAAACGCCTCTAATTCATATTCAACAATTGCAGATTAATTTGATAGCACTCTAACAATTGAAGCATTCATTACCACATTATGTGCCTCAGCCTCGCCCGGCGCCTGCCAAGTCACTGTCACCTGAAACTGGTTCAAATCTGGCTGTGTCACGGTACGCTTACCATTAGGCAACAAGGTAGGAATTGCCGTCTGATTTTCCAGATAATTAATGGCATTATCTGAATCTGCCCATATCTGGCCTATTCTTTGCTGCGCCACATAACTTGCATCCGCACGATACTTAGCATTACTGGTATTACTCAGCATAGATGCCTGTAGCCCAACCAATGCAAGAATGCCCATAGAAAAAATTACAAGCGCAATCAATGCCTCAAGCAACATCATCCCTTGCTGTGCTTTGGCACTGGTTACGCTGGCACATAAACGTTTGCTCAAAAAATTTGCTCTATTATTCACATTAATACCTCTTACACATTTAGCATTTGCGAGAGTCATCTGAAGACTGAGCTACGGCGGGATCACACATTCTAATATTCCCTCCCACACCAACCGTAATACGTAATGCACGGCTGCCAGATATAGCCGTAGAATCAATGTCAACAGATGTAAATGAAGCTGGCGTTGTGGCGCCTAAATTACTAAAAACTACAGAAGTTTGCGCAGCAGGTGTCGTTAAAACAGTGATATTGGCAGTAGATCCTTCGTTTTGACTACGACTCTTTATCGTAGCAGGGCAATCATCAACACCATCACCGTCAGTATCTCCTATCGCAACAACACAGCCCACTGTCCAAGCAGAATTACCTGTAAATACAAACTGAACTTGTGCATTGCGCTTAACTGCCTCTGCACGTGCGACTTGCAAGCCATTTTGAATGGACTCTGCGGCACTACGAATACGAGTATTTTCTATCCAATCACGATAACTGGAAGCACCTAACCCTGCCAACACTGCGATTAAAGCAATCCCAACCATCAGCTCGACTAAACTATAGCCCAGCATGTTGCGCTTGGGGGCTGAAACTAACATGAGGCGCCTTTGCCTGTTAACCAGCAGTTGCCAGTAACGCCATCATATTTGGAAGATCTAACGTCACTTTGATCCACCGTATATTGAAAATTAGCCATCTCGCCCACACCATCTGCAACCAACTGAAACGTCGCGACTGTTGTGTTATTGCATGTATAAGCAAAATATTTTGCCCCACTAGCAGGTGCACAAGGGCCGCCAACATATGTGCGATTATCCTGATAATACTGCTCCATTCTTACTTTCAGGTTTGCCAGAATAGAAGGAGCTTCAGCAGCCCTACCTTTTCTAACGTAATCGGTATAACTTGGCAATGCTATAGAGGTCACTATGCCGATAATTGCCACTACTACCATCAACTCCACTAAAGAAAAGCCTCTCTGTAATCCATACGATTGGCGACAACGACGTGACTGTGTATTCAACAAAATATTCATAGCTATTTTCCTTTTTTCCTAGGTTGCATCCTCTGCTTAATTTTTTCGCATGTCTATTAGCATCCGACAAATGGTAAATTTAGCCTAATAAGCGGTTACTTAGATCTTTCTCCCAAATGACAATGCTCATTTGTGCCGGGCTAACGCTTAGTAAAAAAATGGTAGAATAGCGTCTTAATTTTTTAATGAGATGCGTCATCTCACTACAAACACGTAGATAACCAACAAAAGGCTATTTCAATGCGCGAAAAACTGATTATATTTCTGCTCATTTCAAGCAGC includes:
- a CDS encoding PilW family protein, with the translated sequence MLINTKRNDANILPLDDCRRKSISMSQAGFSLVEIMVGLVIGMLVTLVIMQVFSVFEGQKRSTTGTADAQTNGNIALYNIQRDVQMAGFGLPEIDPRGSPMQCSPSPSYDDPDTPFVEDFDMFPITIVDGGNGSDQITVRYGDAPMGGFSSLISSNPAGLPEIVVDNNMGCKVNNVAMIVSQGICAMTKIRTVTATTKVTVAVDGGGKVAASAKSGASLFCLGNWSAVGYGVNNAMLERNGQASVADIVNIQAQYGISDAANNNRVTAWVDATGVWAAAGLTVANRNRIKAVRVAVVARNGQLEKDAVTLNAPVAWPDEAGSPAPVVDLTTIADWQRYRYRVYETIIPLRNIIWSRNVL
- a CDS encoding type IV pilus modification PilV family protein, whose translation is MSKRLCASVTSAKAQQGMMLLEALIALVIFSMGILALVGLQASMLSNTSNAKYRADASYVAQQRIGQIWADSDNAINYLENQTAIPTLLPNGKRTVTQPDLNQFQVTVTWQAPGEAEAHNVVMNASIVRVLSN
- a CDS encoding GspH/FimT family pseudopilin, with the protein product MLVSAPKRNMLGYSLVELMVGIALIAVLAGLGASSYRDWIENTRIRSAAESIQNGLQVARAEAVKRNAQVQFVFTGNSAWTVGCVVAIGDTDGDGVDDCPATIKSRSQNEGSTANITVLTTPAAQTSVVFSNLGATTPASFTSVDIDSTAISGSRALRITVGVGGNIRMCDPAVAQSSDDSRKC
- a CDS encoding type IV pilin protein, which codes for MNILLNTQSRRCRQSYGLQRGFSLVELMVVVAIIGIVTSIALPSYTDYVRKGRAAEAPSILANLKVRMEQYYQDNRTYVGGPCAPASGAKYFAYTCNNTTVATFQLVADGVGEMANFQYTVDQSDVRSSKYDGVTGNCWLTGKGASC